From the Gadus chalcogrammus isolate NIFS_2021 chromosome 15, NIFS_Gcha_1.0, whole genome shotgun sequence genome, one window contains:
- the znf318 gene encoding zinc finger protein 318, whose amino-acid sequence MYRGRPPHRGGYPPPFEGRGPPFGHASGRSYSPPSYREERGRPRSPYHQHGYHDRGQPSDSYRRSPPRRRYPSPGQGSHRGGEYWGSGPPRERSPSPRGRHPIDHNLVITVGNELTGKGGPPTSRHLSSPDDRPRGRSRSPDRSRAKSRGRSKSRARSRSHSQTPERGRARSKSRARSKSRGRSKSRARSKSRGRSKSRVRSKSRSHSRSPSRSRSRGRSAGRAVSRGRSRSRARRSWSRSSSGNSVDSDRTKKQFQELELARRRKEMEELLNRPTKSILKKRLGSEDSASRMSSDSPSGQEGGNISQVAQRLLSAVKGVEPEALASVLAELKADPQLAQRVGLDPEMAGILQLLGVHPGGGRAKPKDVIEDEEEFLYGDSDDIKPQGPSEAGRGGPPQQQAYSDLYGELTEDALYGEPQPYAHPPPAPQGRPAHSDPAVAPQQGEGAEEYQAIQGLLKTIGLDLGVTEISKMAARTKERLHGNKPPPKTPTRQQRYSSGSSERSGASGRSRRRRGRSSSSSGSSDSSRSRASSWSSGDEDAAGRRRHQAPPPTAARPRAVKQLKGERGSWEEERQTPPALAPEPGPPPAPPAAPPYGMAPPQSYPPHAYGQYGSYMPYMPQQWPPMYPPPGMPQDYPGPPPYERPFNTLVQPDLTSLKRLEMSKERERCSKVLSEEKNNESQKQKVLEEREKLLQEREVRMKKKECLMKELESLRKQQGELLRKKRREKDGHKDPLLCEISGLQESVMRQISELRLEHEAAERKRTEIDKVALILGLDPSDRPRRAPAADKTGPEGGPADKQCAEARSTPNQDTPQTTGSSPSKTSEKFQYFDSGEHWCKNCNVTTGSMFVYFTHLQGKGHRKTQDPYDRPWAPPLSKTVNIPSGEKVTKPAKGSEFLLPVRGFYCRLCKEFYGDAICAEEHVTTHAHNEKYKLYMMDKPLYEQRRSLEQQAGLTLDSGKKRKHMEGPGDHDKEEKSKHKKDKKDKEQKRGEDVKKEERYKPNKEEVEEKFKSSSKVETPRKGEEEKAALSKMVEDEKHRPMKDDRQRYSREYNESDGPKYGKRDEVEKYKHSREDDYRYRYRQDEDRSRPSRGEERPRYDEDRHRPNKYPEPRSKHEREEPKPKIEKEKTTPVKRQFKEEAEVKKPEPPPRPYDPPKIMCGPSPAMRAKLRKQSLESAKAAAATAPVAPAAPAPPAAPLGAAFGRFTWKKKESVLAKEAERVAAEFLKDDEAPTPADKIPVEDSFAKSMAVAKEIALKLSGQPPMPPPWAGQVALRGRIRPNLPAPAIGLRTTTAVAKPAPLNAFLSIRPQTPESAAPEDNPLASEPVPMEIEDQDEPIQEPAPMPVNIPAYIPAQVSVQMPPQMPVQIPVQMPVQIPVQMPVEPPPQFQPPPQFQPPPQFQPPPQFQPPPQFQPPPQFQPPPQFQPPPQFQPPPMSGNQRLVAVDSDEAAPGVPASEQMRTVFVKPPPFMNSGDGAHRSEKLKTHLAAAKAKDLFDIFYSGVSQSGPSAFPKAATADTRTPTSGTKTGEGKMKPSQPVLQSITKPVPPPSFLPKTTELKPALQPLVQQVPQTHPDPIPLAQPVLQTSLDTVPQTHPDPIAQAQPVLQTSLDPVPQTLPDPIPLAQPVLQTSLDPVPQTHPDPIPLAQPVLQTSLDPVPQTHPDPIPQAQPVLQTSLDPVPQTHPDPIPQVKPVPQNKPDPLPQVRPDLRPEAQPWVQPVTSQPDPIPQVEPVPQPQPDLESPTRSKVQPVLQIQPEPVPQFQPVLQSQSDPIPEVQPVLQIQSDPTPQVQQVLQIQPDPLPEVHQELQVQSEPAPQTKPHVQLTPQDQPDPIPQTHSQVPPVSQIQSETIPQTQPQVQLLSQTHPDPQPEPQTLLASETQVEPQFGQLDLLPSLHGQDEDLELTTAPTTLSESPKTPKTKSRTSPQAKKTSPASRPVRQTRSQTRYQTRRQRSQCESGSESGLESEEAASNSEGPETGTNLEPQVEPQVEPQVEPQVEPQVEPQVEPQVEPQVEPQVEETLLPVDTPQNPDTPDIITTETLGLPSDMMSLGFEYDFNFE is encoded by the exons ATGTACCGCGGTCGCCCCCCGCACCGAGGAGGCTACCCGCCGCCGTTCGAAGGCCGTGGACCGCCCTTCGGCCACGCGTCGGGACGGTCTTACTCCCCGCCGTCCTAccgggaggagaggggcaggcCCCGGTCCCCGTACCACCAGCACGGCTACCATGACCGCGGCCAACCGTCCGACTCCTACAGGCGCTCCCCGCCCCGGAGGAGGTACCCCTCTCCCGGGCAGGGCAGCCACCGAGGCGGGGAGTACTGGGGAAGCGGGCCGCCCAGAGAG AGATCTCCTTCTCCACGAGGACGTCACCCCATCGACCACAACCTGGTGATCACCGTAGGCAACGAGCTGACGGGAAAGGGGGGGCCGCCCACTTCTCGACATTTGTCCTCCCCAGATGACAG GCCAAGGGGGCGGAGCCGCAGCCCCGACCGGAGCCGTGCCAAGAGCCGGGGGCGGAGCAAGAGCCGAGCTCGCTCCAGGAGCCACAGCCAGACCCCTGAGAGGGGCCGCGCACGTAGTAAGAGCCGTGCTCGGAGCAAGAGCCGCGGGAGAAGCAAAAGCCGCGCACGTAGCAAGAGCCGCGGGAGGAGCAAGAGTCGGGTCCGCAGCAAGTCCAGGTCCCACTCCAGGTCCCCGTCGCGGTCCCGGTCCAGAGGGCGGAGCGCTGGGCGTGCGGTGAGCCGCGGGCGTAGCAGGAGCCGggcgaggaggagctggagcaggagcagcagcgggAACAGCGTGGACAGCGACCGCACCAAGAAGCAGTTCCAGGAGCTGGAGCTGGCCCGCCGtaggaaggagatggaggagctgctgaACCGGCCCACCAAGTCCATCCTGAAGAAGCGCCTGGGCTCCGAGGACTCAGCCTCCCGCATG AGCAGCGACTCCCCCAGCGGGCAGGAGGGCGGTAACATCTCCCAGGTGGCCCAGCGCCTGCTGAGCGCGGTGAAGGGGGTGGAGCCCGAGGCCCTGGCCTCCGTCCTGGCGGAGCTGAAGGCGGACCCCCAGCTGGCCCAGCGGGTGGGGCTAGACCCTGAGATGGCTGGGATCCTCCAGCTGCTGGGGGTCCATCCCGGGGGGGGCCGGGCCAAACCCAAGGACGTCatcgaggacgaggaggagttCCTTTACGGGGACAGTGATGACATCAAGCCCCAGGGGCCCTCCGAGGCTGGGCGGGGGGGCCCCCCGCAGCAGCAGGCCTACTCCGATCTCTACGGAGAGCTGACGGAGGACGCACTGTACGGGGAGCCCCAGCCCTACGcccaccctccccccgccccccaaggCCGCCCTGCCCACAGCGACCCCGCCGTGGCCCCCCAGCAGGGAGAGGGGGCCGAGGAGTACCAGGCAATCCAGGGCCTCCTGAAGACCATCGGGCTGGACCTGGGGGTCACCGAGATCAGCAAGATGGCCGCCCGCACCAAGGAGCGTCTCCACGGCAACAAGCCCCCGCCCAAGACCCCCACCCGGCAGCAGCGCTACTCGTCGGGGAGCTCTGAGCGCAGCGGGGCGAGTGGGCGGAGCCGGCGCCGGAGGGggcggagcagcagcagcagcggcagctcGGACAGCAGCCGGAGCCGCGCCTCCAGCTGGAGCAGCGGCGATGAGGATGCCGCCGGCCGGAGGCGCCaccaggcccctccccccaccgcagCCAGGCCCCGCGCCGTCAAGCAGCTGAAGGGCGAGCGGGGCTcctgggaggaggagcggcagaccccccccgccctggcCCCAGAGCCCGGCCCCCCGCCCGCGCCCCCTGCGGCCCCCCCCTACGGCATGGCGCCCCCCCAGAGCTACCCCCCCCACGCCTACGGCCAGTACGGCAGCTACATGCCCTACATGCCCCAGCAGTGGCCCCCcatgtaccccccccccggcaTGCCCCAGGACtacccagggccccccccctaCGAGCGGCCCTTCAACACGCTGGTGCAGCCCGATCTGA CGTCGCTGAAGAGGCTGGAGATGTCGAAGGAGCGCGAGCGGTGCAGCAAGGTCCTGTCAGAGGAGAAGAACAACGAGAGCCAGAAACAgaag gtgctggaggagcgGGAGAAACTGCTCCAGGAGAGGGAGGTCCGCATGAAGAAGAAGGAGTGTCTGATGAAGGAGCTCGAGAGCCTCCGCAAACAGCAag gcgaGCTGCTGAGGAAGAAGCGGCGGGAGAAGGACGGCCACAAGGACCCCCTGCTGTGTGAGATCAGCGGGCTGCAGGAGAGCGTCATGCGACAGATCTCCGAGCTGCGTCTGGAGCACGAGGCGGCCGAGAGGAAACGCACCGAGATCGACAAGGTGGCCCTCATCCTGGGGCTGGACCCCTCGGACCGCCCCCGCCGGGCCCCGGCCGCGGACAAGACCGGCCCCGAGGGGGGCCCCGCTGACAAG CAGTGTGCCGAGGCGAGATCCACTCCGAACCAAGACACGCCCCAGACgactggctcctccccctcaaaGACCTCTGAGAAGTTTCAGTACTTTGACTCGGGAGAACATTGGTGCAAAAACTGTAACGTCACCACCGGctccatgtttgtttatttcacaCATTTGCAAGGCAAGGGGCACAGAAAG ACTCAAGACCCCTACGACAGACCCtgggccccccctctctccaaaaCCGTCAACATCCCTTCCGGGGAGAAGGTCACCAAGCCGGCTAAAG gcTCAGAGTTTCTGCTGCCGGTGAGGGGGTTCTACTGCCGCTTGTGCAAAGAGTTTTACGGAGACGCCATCTGTGCGGAGGAGCACGTCACGACACACGCTCACAACGAGAAGTACAAG CTCTACATGATGGATAAACCTCTCTACGAGCAGAGGAGGAGCCTCGAGCAGCAGGCCGGGCTCACCCTGGACTCTGGGAAGAAGCGCAAGCACATGGAGGGTCCTGGAGACCACGATAAGGAGGAGAAGTCCAAACACAAGAAGGACAAGAAGGACAAGGAGCAGAAGCGTGGGGAAGACGTGAAGAAAGAAGAGAGGTACAAACCGaacaaggaggaggtggaggagaagttcAAGTCGAGCAGCAAAGTGGAAACGcccaggaagggggaggaggagaaggctgcACTCAGCAAGATGGTGGAAGACGAGAAGCATCGGCCCATGAAGGACGATCGACAACGGTACAGCCGGGAATACAACGAGAGCGACGGGCCGAAATACGGTAAAAGGGACGAAGTGGAAAAATACAAACACTCCAGAGAAGATGATTACCGCTACCGCTACCGCCAAGACGAGGATCGATCGAGGCCCAGCCGGGGGGAGGAGCGCCCCAGATACGACGAGGACCGGCACCGTCCCAACAAGTACCCGGAACCCAGGTCCAAGCACGAGCGGGAGGAGCCCAAGCCCAAGATCGAGAAGGAAAAAACAACACCTGTTAAAAGACAATTcaaggaggaggcagaggtcaAAAAGCCCGAGCCCCCCCCAAGGCCCTACGACCCTCCTAAGATCATGTGTGGACCCAGTCCCGCCATGAGGGCCAAGCTGCGCAAGCAGAGCCTGGAGTCGGCCAAGGCGGCGGCGGCTACGGCCCCCGTGGCGCCAGCAGCCCCGGCCCCTCCGGCAGCCCCCCTTGGGGCTGCCTTTGGCAGATTCACctggaagaagaaggagagcgTCCTGGCCAAGGAGGCGGAACGAGTCGCCGCAGAGTTCCTGAAGGACGACGAGGCGCCAACGCCGGCGGACAAGATTCCAGTGGAGGACTCTTTTGCCAAGTCCATGGCAGTCGCCAAGGAGATCGCTCTGAAGCTGTCGGGCCAGCCTCCCATGCCGCCGCCTTGGGCGGGCCAGGTGGCCCTCCGAGGAAGGATCCGGCCAAACCTCCCGGCGCCAGCAATTGGCCTCCGGACAACCACCGCCGTCGCCAAGCCTGCTCCTCTGAACGCCTTCCTCTCCATCAGACCACAAACCCCTGAATCTGCAGCACCTGAAGACAACCCACTGGCGTCTGAACCTGTACCCATGGAGATTGAGGATCAGGATGAACCCATACAGGAACCAGCACCGATGCCCGTGAACATACCAGCGTACATACCAGCTCAGGTGTCTGTGCAAATGCCCCCGCAAATGCCTGTGCAGATCCCCGTGCAGATGCCAGTACAGATACCGGTGCAAATGCCAGTGGAGCCTCCTCCCCAGTTCCAACCTCCTCCCCAGTTCCAACCTCCTCCCCAGTTCCAACCTCCTCCCCAGTTCCAACCACCTCCCCAGTTCCAACCACCTCCCCAGTTCCAACCACCTCCCCAGTTCCAGCCTCCTCCCCAGTTCCAACCTCCTCCCATGTCAGGGAACCAgaggctggtggcagtggattCTGACGAGGCGGCCCCAGGGGTCCCTGCCAGTGAGCAGATGCGGACCGTCTTCGTGAAGCCCCCTCCCTTCATGAACTCCGGCGACGGAGCACACCGCTCGGAGAAACTCAAGACCCACCTGGCGGCAGCCAAGGCCAAGGACCTCTTCGACATCTTCTACAGCGGAGTGAGCCAGTCTGGCCCCTCCGCCTTCCCCAAAGCAGCGACCGCAGACACCAGGACCCCGACCAGTGGGACCAAGACCGGCGAGGGCAAGATGAAACCATCGCAGCCGGTCCTGCAAAGCATTACCAAACCCGTGCCTCCCCCGTCCTTCCTCCCCAAAACAACTGAACTCAAACCGGCACTCCAACCtctagtccaacaagtaccacagaccCACCCAGACCCAATACCACTGGCCCAACCAGTACTTCAGACCAGTCTTGACACAGTTCCCCAGACCCACCCAGACCCAATAGCACAGGCCCAACCAGTACTTCAGACTAGTCTTGACCCAGTACCCCAAACCCTCCCAGACCCAATACCACTGGCCCAACCAGTACTTCAGACCAGTCTTGACCCAGTACCCCAGACCCACCCAGACCCAATACCACTGGCCCAACCAGTACTTCAGACCAGTCTTGACCCAGTACCCCAGACCCACCCAGACCCAATACCACAGGCCCAACCAGTACTTCAGACCAGTCTTGACCCAGTACCACAGACCCACCCAGACCCAATACCACAGGTCAAACCAGTACCACAGAACAAACCTGACCCATTACCACAGGTACGACCAGACCTCAGACCTGAGGCCCAACCATGGGTACAACCAGTTACGAGCCAACCTGACCCAATACCACAGGTCGAACCAGTACCACAGCCCCAACCTGACTTGGAGTCTCCAACTCGATCCAAAGTACAACCAGTACTACAAATCCAACCGGAGCCAGTACCACAGTTCCAACCAGTACTACAGAGCCAGTCCGACCCAATACCAGAGGTCCAACCAGTACTACAGATCCAGTCTGACCCAACCCCACAGGTCCAACAAGTACTACAGATCCAGCCTGACCCATTACCAGAGGTCCATCAAGAACTACAGGTCCAGTCTGAGCCAGCACCCCAGACAAAACCCCATGTACAACTTACCCCACAGGACCAGCCTGACCCCATACCCCAGACCCATTCCCAAGTACCCCCAGTATCCCAGATCCAATCTGAAACGATACCACAGACCCAACCGCAAGTACAACTACTATCCCAGACCCATCCCGACCCACAACCAGAACCCCAAACCCTTCTTGCTTCAGAGA